A region from the Actinoplanes sp. OR16 genome encodes:
- a CDS encoding S8 family serine peptidase, with amino-acid sequence MRAVSSSLVAILLGAGLASPAYAASKTYDVLPGRLVIGLYTYAGASPAAAMERLGDLALSEARMVPGRPAFVVDVPPDRSQEAIKLVMGAPGVRHFGAEVRMRPDTIPGDPAKAGTLDTVRVPAARTWGAGSPDTVVAVVDSGVSPTAELPADRLLAGRDFVDGDDDASDASGHGTLVASVIAGTGVNGVCPKCRILPVRVSNADGGYAADIAAGIVWAADQGAPVIHVSGAGWSTSRVLEEAVTYAGYKGSLVVGEALNPAVATEDVYGTERRSLAAGTVDRAGLVNGGVTDSTNYWSDVAAADNLRVLDATGTARYLAGTAASAAVVAGTAGLVLSAKPDATAEQVRESILRNALPGNHLGEYPLSVLDAGAVLSEFGTADTKAPVVAATGLTAGQIVGTTPVVVRPRITDDHGVKRVELLRGGKVVAERRTPWDKPLTLTAPAKWTGQQDVTVRTYDYAGHVGEATTNVRFDTVAPTVTFVSPKLNTAVRSPFQVVISTDADVTSVTASGVKMVRQPGTNLWKATLRSGDGGGGIFSIDARDAAGNVATPNWTGTVDSTAPTAKTISPAEKTRVRSTVTTSVSGIQDQIGLAKAELWVDGKYAGAGTSRKVSTAGKNGNVKLTWKLTDKLGNARTYTRTVIADNKGPSVSITKAPKNKAKVTGTVKVYVKASDTAGVARVELLVNGKVVATDKTSAYVLSVNTKKQAKTMKVRVRAYDKLGNVTYTTTRTWSRK; translated from the coding sequence ATGCGGGCTGTCTCGTCCTCACTCGTCGCGATCCTGCTCGGTGCGGGTCTCGCCTCTCCTGCCTACGCGGCTTCCAAGACCTATGACGTGCTTCCGGGCCGGCTCGTCATCGGCCTGTACACCTATGCCGGCGCCAGCCCGGCCGCGGCGATGGAGCGACTCGGAGATCTCGCGCTCAGCGAGGCCCGGATGGTCCCTGGGAGGCCGGCCTTCGTGGTCGACGTGCCGCCGGACCGCAGTCAGGAGGCCATCAAGCTGGTCATGGGCGCGCCAGGCGTCCGCCACTTCGGCGCCGAGGTGCGGATGCGGCCCGACACGATTCCCGGTGATCCGGCGAAGGCCGGGACGCTGGACACCGTACGGGTGCCCGCTGCCCGCACCTGGGGCGCCGGAAGCCCGGACACCGTCGTCGCGGTGGTGGACAGCGGTGTCAGTCCGACCGCTGAGCTTCCCGCCGACCGGCTGCTGGCCGGGCGTGACTTCGTCGATGGCGACGACGACGCGTCCGACGCGAGCGGGCACGGCACGCTGGTGGCGAGCGTCATCGCCGGCACCGGGGTGAACGGCGTCTGCCCGAAGTGCCGCATCCTGCCGGTCCGGGTGAGCAATGCTGACGGCGGATACGCCGCTGACATCGCCGCCGGCATCGTCTGGGCCGCCGACCAGGGCGCTCCCGTGATCCACGTGTCGGGGGCCGGCTGGAGCACCAGCCGAGTGCTGGAGGAAGCCGTCACCTACGCCGGCTACAAGGGCTCCCTCGTCGTCGGCGAGGCGTTGAATCCGGCGGTCGCCACCGAGGACGTGTACGGGACGGAGCGGCGGAGCCTGGCGGCCGGGACCGTGGACCGTGCCGGCCTGGTGAACGGCGGCGTCACGGACAGCACCAACTACTGGTCCGATGTGGCCGCCGCCGACAACCTCCGGGTTCTGGACGCGACCGGAACCGCGCGTTACCTGGCCGGAACCGCCGCGTCGGCCGCCGTCGTCGCCGGCACGGCCGGATTGGTCCTGTCCGCGAAGCCGGACGCCACCGCCGAGCAGGTGCGCGAGTCGATCCTGCGCAACGCGCTGCCCGGCAACCACCTCGGCGAATACCCCCTGTCGGTGCTGGACGCGGGCGCGGTGCTGAGCGAGTTCGGCACCGCCGACACGAAGGCGCCGGTGGTCGCGGCGACCGGCCTGACCGCCGGGCAGATCGTCGGGACGACCCCGGTGGTGGTCCGGCCGCGGATCACCGACGACCACGGCGTGAAGCGTGTCGAGCTCCTCCGCGGCGGCAAGGTCGTCGCCGAGCGGCGCACCCCGTGGGACAAGCCGCTGACGCTCACCGCGCCGGCCAAGTGGACCGGGCAGCAGGACGTGACCGTCCGCACCTACGACTACGCCGGCCACGTCGGCGAGGCCACCACGAACGTCCGGTTCGACACCGTCGCACCGACCGTCACCTTCGTCTCGCCGAAGCTGAACACCGCGGTCCGCAGCCCGTTCCAGGTCGTCATCTCCACCGACGCCGACGTCACGTCGGTGACCGCTTCCGGCGTCAAGATGGTCCGCCAGCCGGGCACCAACCTCTGGAAGGCGACGCTGCGGTCCGGCGACGGCGGCGGCGGGATCTTCTCGATCGATGCGAGGGACGCGGCCGGCAACGTCGCCACCCCGAACTGGACCGGCACCGTCGACTCCACGGCGCCGACCGCGAAGACGATCAGCCCGGCCGAGAAGACCCGGGTGCGCAGCACCGTCACCACCTCGGTGAGCGGGATCCAGGACCAGATCGGACTCGCGAAGGCCGAGCTCTGGGTGGACGGCAAGTACGCCGGCGCCGGCACGTCCCGCAAGGTCAGCACGGCTGGTAAGAACGGCAACGTCAAGCTGACCTGGAAGCTCACCGACAAGCTCGGCAACGCCCGCACCTACACGCGGACCGTGATCGCCGACAACAAGGGCCCATCGGTGTCGATCACCAAGGCGCCGAAGAACAAGGCCAAGGTCACCGGCACGGTCAAGGTCTACGTGAAGGCCTCGGACACCGCCGGCGTCGCGCGCGTCGAGCTGCTCGTGAACGGCAAGGTCGTCGCCACCGACAAGACCTCGGCGTACGTGCTGAGCGTCAACACGAAGAAGCAGGCGAAGACGATGAAGGTGCGGGTCCGGGCGTACGACAAGCTCGGCAACGTCACTTACACGACCACCCGGACCTGGTCCCGCAAGTGA
- a CDS encoding S8 family serine peptidase: MRAAAVTLAATLLGAVVAAPANAAAAPPVRINIGLVADTDGDALLNRLGIAASEPRVVESIGVLSVAVPADAAQAAVKALAGEKAAVRFVETDHWTAGGATPERLTGRELELVNVPNGGAHLGSDAVTVAVVDSGVTANRDLPASRIVPGYDFVDGDTDPADDSGHGTMVAGVIAAAAGDDFGTTGVCAACRIMPVRVVRNDSEDQVEGSVADLAAGIVWAADHGARIINVSLFTFEDSRMLAEAVRYADGKGALIVAPAANIGPDRLYPAATEPVLGVTQALSEGNAGHLNTEEPPWVDLAASSSAPAVDANGRLRAIGWVEAPAALTSGAAALLLSAKPGIEAAGLREALMKNATPANYRMDKWPVDFLNVGRALYSLGGEDTVAPRVTGLGLTRTQGGVVGQVAEIWPAIVDDYGVDHVEFFVDGKPIGTRDRTWKTIYLEPPDDFAGTIRVTARVHDLSGRVGELTQTVPVDTAGPVGGSFLAPAKSTVYRRAVPVKVVFRGTSDVALATVNGKDMTRVAGTQDWQATVEPSVTEDGEYGSFQVRVYDALNNETIHQRDVIIDGAPPTARVVPAQNTRVRGSVRTYLEDLRDQTGLAESGLWANGKYVGDGIGRWVDTSGVNGNFVLTWKLTDKAGNTAVLNRTLIADNAGPTATVNPSQNKRVRGTFTTSVTGVKDGAGLAKAELWVDGKYAGAGTSRKVSTGKKNGSVKLTWKLTDKLGNARTYTRTVIADNKGPSVSITKAPKNKAKVKGTVKVYVKASDVSGVARVELIVNGKVVAADKTSAYVLKVNTKKQKKKMKVRVRAYDKLGNVTYTATRTWTR; this comes from the coding sequence GTGAGGGCCGCGGCCGTAACCCTGGCTGCCACGCTGCTCGGCGCCGTGGTCGCCGCTCCCGCGAATGCCGCGGCCGCTCCGCCCGTACGAATCAATATCGGTCTTGTCGCGGACACCGACGGAGACGCGCTGCTGAATCGGCTCGGTATCGCGGCGAGTGAGCCGCGCGTCGTCGAGAGCATCGGTGTGCTCAGTGTCGCGGTGCCGGCCGATGCCGCCCAGGCCGCGGTGAAGGCGCTGGCCGGGGAGAAGGCCGCGGTCCGGTTCGTGGAGACCGATCACTGGACCGCCGGCGGCGCGACCCCCGAGAGGCTCACCGGCCGCGAGCTGGAGCTGGTGAACGTTCCGAACGGTGGTGCCCACCTCGGCAGTGACGCGGTCACCGTGGCCGTCGTCGACAGCGGGGTCACCGCCAACCGGGATCTGCCGGCCTCGCGGATCGTTCCCGGGTACGACTTCGTCGACGGCGACACTGATCCTGCCGACGACAGCGGGCACGGAACGATGGTGGCCGGCGTCATCGCGGCCGCAGCGGGCGACGACTTCGGCACGACGGGAGTCTGCGCCGCGTGCCGGATCATGCCGGTACGGGTGGTCCGCAACGACTCCGAGGACCAGGTCGAGGGCAGCGTGGCCGATCTGGCGGCCGGCATCGTCTGGGCGGCCGATCACGGCGCCCGGATCATCAACGTCTCGCTGTTCACGTTCGAGGACAGCCGCATGCTCGCGGAGGCGGTGCGGTACGCCGACGGCAAGGGCGCCCTGATCGTGGCGCCGGCCGCGAATATCGGCCCGGATCGGCTCTACCCCGCGGCGACCGAGCCGGTCCTCGGCGTCACCCAGGCCCTGTCGGAGGGGAACGCCGGCCACCTCAACACCGAGGAACCGCCGTGGGTCGACCTGGCGGCCTCGTCGAGTGCACCCGCTGTCGACGCGAACGGCCGGCTGCGGGCCATCGGCTGGGTGGAGGCGCCGGCCGCGCTCACCTCGGGCGCGGCAGCGCTGCTCCTGTCCGCGAAGCCGGGCATCGAAGCGGCCGGCCTGCGCGAGGCGCTCATGAAGAACGCCACGCCGGCCAACTACCGGATGGACAAGTGGCCCGTCGACTTCCTGAATGTGGGACGCGCGCTCTACAGCCTCGGCGGCGAGGACACCGTGGCGCCCCGGGTGACCGGCCTCGGGCTGACCCGGACGCAGGGCGGCGTGGTCGGCCAGGTGGCGGAGATCTGGCCGGCGATCGTCGACGACTACGGCGTGGACCATGTGGAGTTCTTCGTCGACGGCAAGCCGATCGGCACCCGTGACCGCACCTGGAAGACGATCTATCTGGAGCCGCCGGACGATTTCGCCGGGACGATCCGCGTCACGGCGAGGGTGCACGACCTGTCGGGCCGCGTGGGCGAGCTGACGCAGACGGTGCCGGTGGACACCGCCGGGCCCGTCGGCGGTTCCTTCCTGGCCCCCGCGAAGTCCACGGTGTACCGCCGCGCCGTCCCGGTCAAGGTGGTGTTCCGGGGCACCTCGGACGTCGCCTTGGCCACGGTGAACGGCAAGGACATGACCCGGGTCGCCGGCACCCAGGACTGGCAGGCGACGGTCGAGCCGAGCGTCACCGAGGACGGCGAGTACGGCTCTTTCCAGGTCCGGGTCTACGACGCCCTGAACAACGAAACGATCCACCAGCGAGACGTGATCATCGACGGCGCGCCGCCGACCGCACGGGTCGTGCCGGCGCAGAACACCCGGGTGCGGGGCTCGGTCCGGACCTATCTGGAAGACCTGCGGGATCAGACCGGCCTCGCCGAGTCCGGCCTGTGGGCGAACGGGAAGTACGTCGGCGACGGCATCGGCCGGTGGGTCGACACCAGCGGGGTGAACGGCAACTTCGTCCTGACCTGGAAACTGACCGACAAGGCGGGGAACACCGCGGTCCTGAACCGCACCCTGATCGCCGACAACGCCGGCCCGACGGCGACGGTCAACCCGTCGCAGAACAAGCGGGTGCGGGGCACCTTCACCACGTCGGTCACCGGGGTGAAGGACGGGGCCGGTCTGGCGAAGGCCGAGCTGTGGGTGGATGGGAAGTACGCGGGCGCGGGCACGTCTCGCAAGGTCAGCACGGGTAAGAAGAACGGCAGCGTCAAGCTGACCTGGAAGCTGACCGACAAGCTGGGTAACGCGCGGACCTACACGCGGACCGTGATCGCGGACAACAAGGGTCCGTCGGTGTCGATCACGAAGGCGCCGAAGAACAAGGCGAAGGTCAAGGGGACGGTCAAGGTCTACGTGAAGGCCTCGGATGTTTCCGGCGTCGCGCGCGTCGAACTGATCGTCAACGGCAAGGTCGTCGCCGCGGACAAGACTTCGGCGTACGTGCTGAAGGTCAACACCAAGAAACAGAAAAAGAAGATGAAGGTACGGGTGCGCGCGTACGACAAGCTCGGCAACGTCACCTACACGGCGACCCGGACCTGGACCCGGTGA
- a CDS encoding Ig-like domain-containing protein, with protein sequence MRALSLSLAAVLLTGAAVTAATPAAAAPSLLPFNLGLAPGVDASTLTTRLGVVHRGLEWIPGLNAVRADLEYDDFAALWNKLKAAQPEILRYAEVEQTVDLNESEVRPLNGRELEIVKPSRAKPEGRPVTVAVLDTGVTANAALPASRLVTGVDATRLPFVMLPEQPDMGKNTADDAGFGTMAAGIIAGDSGFCPSCRIMPVKIANQYRGELTSLSASLAAGIVWATDNGAQIITTPAVVQSNSNLIREAVAYALSKDVLIVASAGKYANDGRPVYPAATDPVLAVSAVDTNGGFTGRSNYDRNQHARWIDVAAAEGAPAVDHLGEKKQLAGVEGATAVTAGAAALALSSKAGATAAEVRRAITFNTTVGDLPVLNAGRAVHDVVRDDSEAPVVTSTGLTDGQLVTKTVSIKPTATDDYGIGTFALFLDNKYVSSISKPWEALRFVPPAGFSGDFPVTIRVVDYSGKAAIKTTVVKVDTLGPTGAIASPAAGTHIRGAAKVVFRGAADVASAKVNGVAMKKTGADWVASAVPSKGQLLVEAADAHGNITRFTRTVVADNDGPTATVNPAAGTRKKGTFTTSVTGVKDASGVAKAELWANGKYLGAGFSKKVATGKLNGNVKLVWKLTDKLGNARTYTRTVIADNKGPSVSITKAPKNKAKVKGTVKVYVKASDSAGVARVELLVNGKVVAKDVKAGYVLSVNTKKQKKTMKVRVRAYDKLGNVTYTSTRTWYRS encoded by the coding sequence TTGCGCGCTCTATCGCTATCCCTTGCTGCCGTTCTGCTGACCGGCGCGGCCGTCACGGCGGCGACGCCGGCGGCCGCCGCGCCGTCGCTGCTGCCGTTCAACCTCGGTCTCGCGCCGGGCGTCGACGCGTCGACACTGACCACCCGCCTGGGCGTCGTCCACCGAGGTCTGGAGTGGATTCCGGGGCTGAACGCGGTCCGGGCCGATCTCGAGTACGACGACTTCGCCGCGCTGTGGAACAAGCTGAAGGCGGCGCAGCCGGAGATCCTGCGTTACGCCGAGGTCGAGCAGACCGTCGACCTGAACGAGTCGGAGGTCCGGCCGCTGAACGGCCGTGAGCTGGAGATCGTCAAGCCGTCGCGGGCGAAGCCGGAGGGCCGGCCGGTGACCGTGGCGGTCCTCGACACCGGTGTCACGGCGAACGCGGCGCTGCCGGCGAGCCGGCTGGTCACCGGCGTCGACGCCACCAGGCTGCCCTTCGTGATGCTCCCGGAGCAGCCTGACATGGGCAAGAACACCGCTGACGACGCCGGGTTCGGGACGATGGCCGCCGGGATCATCGCCGGTGACTCGGGTTTCTGCCCGAGCTGCCGGATCATGCCGGTGAAGATCGCCAACCAGTATCGAGGTGAGCTCACCTCGCTCTCCGCGTCGCTCGCGGCGGGCATCGTCTGGGCCACCGACAACGGCGCCCAGATCATCACCACGCCGGCCGTGGTCCAGTCGAACAGCAACCTGATCCGTGAGGCGGTCGCGTACGCGCTGTCGAAGGACGTGCTGATCGTCGCGTCGGCCGGTAAGTACGCGAACGATGGTCGTCCCGTCTACCCGGCCGCCACCGACCCGGTCCTCGCGGTCAGCGCCGTCGACACGAACGGCGGGTTCACCGGGCGCAGCAACTACGACCGGAACCAGCACGCCCGCTGGATCGACGTGGCCGCGGCCGAGGGTGCTCCGGCGGTGGACCACCTCGGCGAGAAGAAGCAGCTCGCCGGCGTCGAGGGGGCGACCGCCGTGACGGCCGGCGCCGCCGCGCTGGCGCTGTCGTCGAAGGCGGGAGCGACAGCGGCCGAGGTGCGCCGGGCGATCACCTTCAACACGACCGTGGGTGACCTGCCGGTGCTGAACGCGGGCCGGGCCGTCCACGACGTGGTCCGCGACGACAGCGAGGCGCCTGTCGTCACGTCGACCGGCCTGACCGACGGCCAGCTGGTCACCAAGACGGTGTCGATCAAGCCGACCGCCACCGACGACTACGGGATCGGCACGTTCGCCCTCTTCCTCGACAACAAGTACGTCTCGTCGATCTCGAAGCCGTGGGAGGCGTTGCGGTTCGTGCCGCCGGCCGGCTTCTCCGGGGACTTCCCGGTGACGATCCGGGTGGTCGACTACTCCGGTAAAGCGGCCATCAAGACCACTGTCGTGAAGGTCGACACCCTGGGCCCGACCGGCGCCATCGCCTCCCCGGCGGCCGGCACGCACATCCGCGGCGCGGCGAAGGTCGTCTTCCGCGGTGCTGCGGACGTCGCCTCCGCCAAGGTCAACGGTGTGGCGATGAAGAAGACGGGCGCCGACTGGGTGGCTTCCGCCGTACCGAGCAAGGGTCAGCTCCTCGTCGAAGCGGCCGACGCGCACGGCAACATCACCCGATTCACCCGGACCGTGGTGGCCGACAACGACGGACCGACGGCGACGGTCAACCCGGCTGCCGGCACCAGGAAGAAGGGCACCTTCACCACCTCGGTCACCGGCGTGAAGGACGCGTCCGGCGTGGCGAAGGCCGAGCTGTGGGCGAACGGGAAGTACCTGGGCGCGGGCTTCTCGAAGAAGGTGGCGACCGGCAAGCTGAACGGCAACGTGAAGCTGGTCTGGAAGCTGACCGACAAGCTGGGCAACGCGCGGACCTACACGCGGACCGTGATCGCGGACAACAAGGGTCCGTCGGTGTCGATCACCAAGGCGCCGAAGAACAAGGCGAAGGTCAAGGGCACGGTCAAGGTCTACGTGAAGGCCTCCGACTCGGCCGGTGTCGCTCGCGTCGAGCTGCTCGTCAACGGCAAGGTCGTGGCCAAGGACGTGAAGGCCGGCTACGTCCTGTCGGTGAACACCAAGAAGCAGAAGAAGACCATGAAGGTACGGGTCCGGGCGTACGACAAGCTCGGCAACGTCACCTACACCAGCACCCGCACGTGGTATCGGTCGTGA
- a CDS encoding S8 family serine peptidase, protein MAILLSAGVAAPALAADAAPVRLDVGIATGVDPAAIVATLGADAPQPESVTGLDAFTVDLPADRVAAALATLTKTPGVRYAERSVLVQADSTSSDPMEIPQAQTWTRGSSDLIVAVVDTGVSPTIDLGEDRLVEGYDFVDGDADAADGSGHGTVVAGVIAADVDNGTGAKGVCDECRVMPVRVLGDLGNPKPEGTSADVAAGIVWAADHGARIINLSLSTASPSSLLRDAVAHASGKGALVVGSAGNVSSPAKRYPAAYEPVLAVSFQAAMGQNSVERWVDLTAYAGDRVVIGRDGTRQVAAGSSAATAVVSGIAALAFAMKPSATADEVRGVIKRSAERRSYQKPYDAPFVNAAKTVYSLGGTDTVPPVVSATGFSDTRLYALDGAQATPTVSDDHGIERVEYIVGGKVIAAVPMANWYYWLSPADGFKGTMPVTVRAYDYGGNRAEKTTVLHFDAERPTGAFVEPATTVVHGKVQVVVESPSPDVDFIWGTDQTMTRIPGTNRWKGMVDLSKTMEWSTINVYVRDKVGNQRTVSKTVFVDSEAPSGGVITPAAGKRVRGTFTSTLTDVVDESGVVKTELWANGRYLGTGTSKQVATGGTNGNVKLVWKVTDKFGQSRTLPTRTVIADNKGPSVSITKAPKNKAKVKGTVKVYVKASDASGVARVELLVNGKVVAKDVKAGYVLSVNTKKQKKTMKVRVRAYDKLGNVTYTSTRTWYRR, encoded by the coding sequence GTGGCGATTCTGCTGAGTGCGGGAGTGGCGGCTCCCGCCCTCGCAGCGGACGCGGCACCGGTTCGCCTCGACGTCGGCATCGCGACCGGCGTCGATCCTGCGGCGATCGTCGCCACCCTCGGCGCGGACGCGCCGCAGCCCGAGTCGGTGACCGGCCTCGATGCGTTCACCGTCGACCTTCCGGCCGATCGGGTGGCCGCCGCCCTCGCCACCCTGACGAAGACGCCGGGGGTGCGGTACGCCGAGCGGAGCGTCCTGGTCCAAGCGGACAGCACGTCGTCCGACCCGATGGAGATCCCGCAGGCACAGACCTGGACCCGGGGAAGCTCGGACCTCATCGTCGCGGTCGTCGACACGGGCGTCAGCCCGACCATCGATCTCGGCGAGGACCGGCTGGTCGAGGGATACGACTTCGTCGACGGCGACGCCGACGCCGCGGACGGCAGTGGCCACGGCACCGTCGTGGCGGGGGTCATCGCCGCTGATGTGGACAACGGAACCGGCGCCAAAGGCGTCTGCGACGAGTGCCGCGTCATGCCCGTCCGTGTGTTGGGGGATCTCGGCAACCCGAAGCCCGAGGGAACGTCGGCGGACGTCGCCGCCGGGATCGTCTGGGCCGCCGACCACGGCGCGAGGATCATCAATCTGTCCCTCAGTACGGCTTCACCGAGCTCGCTGCTGCGGGACGCGGTTGCGCACGCGTCGGGCAAGGGCGCCCTGGTCGTCGGTTCGGCCGGGAACGTCAGCTCCCCCGCGAAGCGATACCCGGCCGCGTACGAGCCGGTGCTGGCGGTCTCGTTCCAGGCCGCCATGGGCCAGAACTCGGTGGAGCGCTGGGTGGACCTCACGGCGTACGCGGGCGACAGGGTGGTCATCGGCCGGGACGGAACCAGGCAGGTCGCGGCGGGCTCCTCGGCGGCGACCGCCGTCGTCTCCGGAATCGCCGCGCTGGCCTTCGCGATGAAACCGTCCGCCACCGCCGACGAGGTGCGGGGAGTCATCAAGCGGTCCGCCGAACGTCGTAGCTATCAGAAGCCCTACGACGCGCCGTTCGTGAACGCGGCGAAGACGGTCTACAGCCTCGGCGGCACCGACACGGTCCCCCCGGTGGTCTCCGCGACCGGATTCAGCGACACCAGGCTGTACGCGCTGGACGGCGCGCAGGCGACGCCGACGGTCAGCGACGACCACGGGATCGAACGGGTCGAGTACATCGTCGGCGGCAAGGTGATCGCTGCCGTGCCGATGGCCAACTGGTACTACTGGCTGTCCCCGGCCGATGGATTCAAGGGCACGATGCCGGTGACCGTCCGCGCTTACGACTACGGCGGTAACCGGGCGGAGAAGACCACGGTCCTTCATTTCGACGCCGAGCGGCCGACCGGGGCGTTCGTGGAGCCGGCCACCACTGTCGTGCACGGGAAGGTGCAGGTGGTGGTCGAGTCGCCGTCGCCGGATGTCGACTTCATCTGGGGCACCGACCAGACGATGACCCGGATCCCCGGCACCAACCGCTGGAAGGGCATGGTCGACCTGTCGAAGACGATGGAGTGGTCGACCATCAACGTCTACGTCCGTGACAAGGTCGGCAACCAGAGGACCGTGAGCAAGACCGTCTTCGTCGACTCCGAGGCACCTTCCGGAGGCGTCATCACGCCCGCGGCGGGCAAGCGCGTCCGGGGCACGTTCACGAGCACGCTGACCGACGTCGTGGACGAAAGCGGCGTGGTGAAGACCGAACTCTGGGCGAACGGCCGATATCTCGGCACCGGCACGTCGAAGCAGGTCGCGACGGGTGGGACGAACGGCAACGTGAAGCTGGTCTGGAAGGTCACCGACAAGTTCGGCCAGTCCCGGACCCTGCCCACCCGGACCGTGATCGCCGACAACAAGGGTCCGTCGGTGTCGATCACCAAGGCGCCGAAGAACAAAGCCAAGGTCAAGGGCACGGTCAAGGTCTACGTAAAAGCTTCGGATGCTTCCGGTGTCGCTCGCGTCGAGCTGCTCGTGAACGGCAAGGTCGTGGCCAAGGACGTGAAGGCCGGCTACGTCCTGTCGGTGAACACGAAGAAGCAGAAGAAGACCATGAAGGTACGGGTCCGGGCGTACGACAAGCTCGGCAACGTCACCTACACCAGCACCCGCACCTGGTATCGGCGATGA